The Citrifermentans bemidjiense Bem genome window below encodes:
- a CDS encoding FemAB family XrtA/PEP-CTERM system-associated protein — MPGYRVIQELEPSRWDAYVDSMPAATSYHLSAWGKIIGESFGHRTYYLAAVDQAGEVAGVLPLVHMKSALFGSFLVSVPFVNYGGLLCRDRGCEQALLREAEELRQSCGAEHVELRHLGAGIEGLPSREHKVTMMLQLSKDPVEQWALFNAKLRNQIRKAQKSGISFRTGGVELLDDFYDVFARNMRDLGTPVYGKEFFANVLGALPRTTRIAAVQLEGKAVAAGILSRYKKSMEMPWASSIAEYKTLCPNNLLYWESIRFAIAEGCASFDFGRSTPNEGTYNFKKQWGAEPVQLYWQYLLEKGKALPELNPKNPKFQAAISIWKRLPVGLTRLIGPAIVRNIP, encoded by the coding sequence ATGCCAGGGTACCGTGTCATACAAGAACTCGAACCTTCCCGCTGGGACGCCTACGTCGACTCCATGCCGGCTGCGACCTCCTACCATTTGAGCGCCTGGGGGAAGATCATAGGTGAGAGCTTCGGGCACCGGACCTATTACCTGGCGGCAGTGGACCAGGCTGGCGAGGTAGCGGGGGTGCTCCCCCTGGTGCACATGAAGAGCGCTCTCTTTGGCAGCTTCCTGGTCTCCGTCCCCTTCGTGAACTACGGGGGGCTTTTGTGTCGGGACCGCGGCTGCGAACAGGCGCTCTTGCGCGAGGCGGAAGAGTTGCGCCAAAGCTGCGGCGCCGAGCATGTGGAGCTGCGCCACCTAGGCGCCGGCATCGAGGGACTACCTTCGCGGGAGCACAAGGTCACCATGATGCTCCAGTTAAGCAAGGACCCCGTCGAGCAGTGGGCGCTTTTCAACGCGAAACTCAGGAACCAGATCCGCAAGGCTCAAAAAAGCGGCATCTCCTTCCGGACCGGCGGAGTCGAACTCTTGGATGACTTCTACGACGTCTTTGCCCGCAACATGCGCGACCTGGGGACGCCGGTCTACGGCAAGGAATTTTTCGCCAACGTCCTTGGCGCCCTCCCCAGGACCACACGCATCGCGGCGGTGCAGTTGGAGGGGAAGGCGGTCGCCGCCGGGATCCTGTCGCGCTACAAAAAAAGCATGGAGATGCCCTGGGCCTCCTCCATCGCCGAATACAAGACGCTTTGTCCCAACAACCTCCTCTACTGGGAGTCGATCCGTTTCGCCATAGCCGAGGGGTGCGCCTCCTTCGACTTCGGGCGCTCCACCCCCAACGAGGGGACCTACAACTTTAAGAAGCAGTGGGGGGCGGAGCCGGTACAGCTTTACTGGCAGTATCTGCTGGAAAAGGGGAAGGCACTGCCGGAGCTCAATCCCAAGAACCCGAAGTTCCAGGCCGCTATCAGCATTTGGAAACGGCTGCCGGTGGGTCTGACCAGGCTGATCGGCCCAGCGATCGTGCGCAACATCCCGTGA
- a CDS encoding RIFT barrel domain-containing protein, translating to MQAKEILVRERAGVARKAEPVRVSVPFAKGELPDLDALCLQDGAGEPVLSQLQVLSRWKDGSVQWLHCDFAADAPASAELRYRLAPGDFAAPEAAGELRVTPGKDSWQVDTGAARFQLDARILRPFLQVQGGEEPASGAGLCRLKNCAGKELQGTVEQIALENFGALRATLRLEGAFAAAARFCCRLHFFAGKSRCRIELTLHNPRRARHAGGLWDLGDPGSLLFRGLRFELPLEQPGEQLVIPEPGAERVMPIRGGSLSLLQQSSGGSSAQGAGYRLLEGGELLLEGKRATPLIWCGVGARGVGALLPRFWQEFPKEVAAGPAALCLSLFPEGLEPHELQGGERSTSSLWLDFCCRPEDMAPLAAPLSLSPAPEAVRASGVLGDLPPVAGDFVDRFLPGPQALFERREAIDEYGWRNFGDIYADHEAVYHHGSDPFVSHYNNQYDVCAGLYRKFLATGDPCWGELASDLARHVLDIDIYHTREDREEYNGGLFWHTDHYISAGNATHRTYSKLHLGVKDPRYWGGGPDAEHCYTTGLLLHYFLTGNPDFRDAVLTLADWCYGALDGSRLLLATAKKSLRYMSLLRYGKGSLFPRYPFDRGTGNALTACLDAFQLSGDRTYLARAEELIRGALHPMDDIEARGLGNPELAWSYTVLLGAVAKFLDKKSELKEWDEAFALARAGLLAYADWMERHEFPYLRKTELLEYPNETWAAQELRKCVVLYRAARYAPQDRRLALLEKARQLLKEARVDLERFPTSNCTRPVALMLQNGWIAAALENELPAHCFGGEPVFTAGAGTPKLSGATVVARIVRELWDAIRETTLKRELAWLRSRL from the coding sequence ATGCAGGCTAAGGAGATTCTCGTCAGGGAGAGAGCTGGAGTGGCCCGAAAGGCCGAGCCGGTGCGGGTCTCTGTCCCCTTTGCCAAAGGGGAGCTGCCCGACCTTGACGCTCTGTGCCTGCAAGATGGGGCAGGGGAGCCGGTCCTTTCGCAATTGCAGGTGCTCAGCCGCTGGAAAGACGGCTCCGTGCAGTGGCTGCACTGCGACTTCGCGGCCGACGCACCGGCGTCTGCCGAGCTCCGCTACCGCCTGGCCCCGGGCGACTTTGCGGCTCCCGAGGCAGCCGGCGAGCTGCGCGTGACCCCGGGAAAGGATAGCTGGCAGGTAGATACCGGCGCCGCTCGTTTCCAGCTCGACGCGAGGATACTCCGCCCATTTCTCCAGGTGCAAGGGGGAGAGGAACCGGCATCAGGCGCCGGGCTTTGCCGCCTGAAAAACTGCGCCGGGAAGGAGCTTCAGGGGACGGTCGAGCAGATCGCGCTGGAGAACTTCGGGGCGCTGCGTGCTACGCTACGACTGGAAGGGGCTTTCGCCGCGGCGGCACGCTTTTGCTGCCGGCTCCATTTCTTCGCCGGCAAAAGCCGCTGCCGCATCGAGCTCACCCTGCACAACCCGCGCAGGGCCCGCCACGCCGGCGGGCTGTGGGATTTGGGGGACCCGGGCTCGCTCCTTTTCCGTGGCCTGCGCTTCGAGCTTCCCCTGGAGCAGCCGGGGGAGCAACTGGTTATCCCTGAGCCGGGGGCGGAGCGGGTAATGCCGATACGCGGCGGGTCGCTGTCGCTTTTGCAGCAATCAAGCGGAGGAAGTTCCGCCCAGGGCGCGGGGTATCGACTGCTGGAGGGGGGCGAGCTGTTGCTGGAAGGGAAAAGGGCCACCCCGCTCATCTGGTGCGGCGTCGGCGCCCGGGGGGTGGGGGCGCTCCTTCCACGCTTCTGGCAGGAATTCCCCAAGGAAGTCGCGGCAGGGCCCGCGGCGCTTTGCCTCTCGCTCTTCCCCGAGGGCCTTGAGCCGCACGAGTTGCAGGGGGGGGAGCGCAGCACCAGCTCCTTATGGCTCGACTTCTGCTGCCGCCCCGAGGATATGGCGCCGCTCGCAGCGCCGCTGTCGCTCTCTCCCGCACCCGAGGCGGTGCGCGCCTCCGGCGTGCTGGGGGACCTGCCGCCAGTCGCCGGCGACTTCGTGGACCGTTTCCTCCCCGGCCCGCAGGCGCTCTTCGAGCGGCGCGAGGCTATCGACGAATACGGCTGGCGCAATTTCGGCGACATCTACGCCGACCATGAGGCTGTTTATCACCACGGATCCGACCCCTTCGTCTCCCATTACAACAACCAGTACGACGTCTGCGCCGGGCTTTACCGCAAGTTCCTCGCCACGGGCGACCCGTGCTGGGGGGAGCTCGCCTCGGACTTGGCCCGTCACGTGCTCGACATCGACATCTACCATACCCGTGAGGACCGGGAGGAGTACAACGGTGGGCTCTTCTGGCACACGGACCACTACATCAGCGCCGGAAACGCGACCCACCGCACCTATTCCAAGCTGCACCTGGGGGTGAAGGATCCCCGCTACTGGGGTGGGGGGCCGGACGCGGAGCACTGCTATACCACGGGGCTCCTGCTGCACTACTTCCTCACCGGGAACCCCGACTTCCGGGATGCAGTCTTGACCCTTGCCGACTGGTGCTACGGCGCTCTCGACGGATCCAGGCTGCTGCTGGCCACCGCTAAGAAGTCGCTTCGTTACATGTCGCTGCTACGCTACGGCAAGGGGAGCCTCTTCCCGCGCTATCCCTTCGACAGGGGGACGGGAAACGCGCTTACCGCCTGCCTGGACGCCTTCCAGCTTTCTGGAGACCGGACTTATCTAGCGCGGGCCGAGGAGCTGATACGGGGCGCGCTGCACCCGATGGACGACATCGAGGCGCGTGGGCTGGGAAACCCGGAGCTCGCATGGTCCTACACGGTGCTCCTGGGGGCGGTGGCAAAGTTCTTGGACAAAAAGAGCGAGCTCAAGGAGTGGGACGAAGCCTTCGCCCTAGCCCGGGCCGGGCTTTTGGCCTACGCGGACTGGATGGAGCGGCACGAGTTCCCCTACCTGAGGAAGACGGAGCTTCTTGAGTACCCGAACGAGACCTGGGCGGCGCAGGAGCTGCGCAAGTGCGTCGTCTTGTACCGCGCCGCCCGCTACGCTCCGCAGGACCGGCGCCTGGCCTTACTGGAGAAGGCGCGGCAACTGCTTAAGGAAGCCCGTGTCGACCTAGAGCGCTTCCCCACCAGCAACTGCACGCGGCCGGTAGCGCTCATGCTGCAAAACGGCTGGATTGCCGCCGCGCTCGAAAACGAGCTTCCCGCGCACTGTTTCGGCGGGGAGCCCGTTTTCACCGCTGGCGCAGGCACACCAAAGCTATCGGGAGCGACTGTCGTCGCCAGGATAGTCCGGGAGTTGTGGGACGCAATTAGGGAAACGACGCTCAAAAGGGAGCTGGCCTGGCTAAGGTCGCGGCTTTAG
- a CDS encoding glycosyltransferase — protein MHFSVIIPAKNERENIGRCLDSIFQVDWDPEEYEVIVIDNGSSDDTPLLAAQKGAKVYLQPDLTISGLRNFGASMAKGELLAFMDADCTVEPSWLRAASRYLGTEDIVCFGSPPQVPPEATWVQQAWYQVRRKKEEVGETAWLESMNMFVRRVAFSRCQGFDEHLATCEDYDISLRLKALGKVITDSRVVAYHYGEARTISHFFRKERWRGIGNLKGVLRHGVKAGELPSILLPVLHCLALFFLPLALLLPASLGAATPAFLAVFFIGWQAFLLFVSFVRYYRMAPRHVHQIYVLLNVYYLARGIAMLRQP, from the coding sequence ATGCACTTTTCCGTGATCATACCGGCAAAAAATGAAAGGGAGAACATCGGGCGCTGCCTCGACTCCATCTTCCAGGTCGACTGGGACCCGGAGGAGTACGAGGTCATCGTGATCGATAACGGCTCCAGCGACGACACACCGCTGCTCGCCGCCCAGAAAGGTGCCAAGGTCTACCTGCAGCCGGATCTCACCATTTCCGGCTTGCGTAACTTCGGGGCTTCCATGGCCAAGGGTGAACTCCTTGCCTTCATGGACGCAGACTGCACCGTGGAGCCCTCGTGGCTGCGTGCGGCCTCGAGATATCTAGGCACCGAGGATATCGTCTGCTTCGGCAGCCCCCCGCAGGTCCCTCCAGAAGCGACCTGGGTACAACAGGCCTGGTACCAGGTGCGCAGGAAGAAGGAAGAGGTAGGGGAAACCGCGTGGCTTGAGTCGATGAACATGTTCGTGCGCCGGGTGGCCTTTTCCCGCTGCCAAGGCTTCGACGAGCATCTTGCCACTTGCGAGGATTACGACATCTCGCTGAGGCTAAAGGCGCTGGGGAAGGTGATAACCGATTCACGTGTGGTGGCCTACCATTACGGGGAAGCCCGTACTATCTCCCATTTTTTCCGCAAGGAGAGGTGGCGGGGTATAGGGAATCTCAAGGGCGTTCTTCGTCACGGGGTGAAGGCCGGGGAACTCCCCAGCATCCTTTTGCCGGTGCTGCACTGCCTGGCGCTTTTTTTCCTGCCGCTGGCACTTTTGCTTCCGGCTTCCCTAGGGGCGGCAACCCCCGCTTTTCTAGCCGTGTTTTTCATAGGCTGGCAGGCGTTCTTGCTCTTTGTCTCTTTTGTCAGGTATTACCGCATGGCTCCGCGCCACGTCCACCAGATATACGTGCTTTTGAACGTCTACTACCTGGCCCGTGGCATCGCGATGTTGAGGCAACCGTAA
- a CDS encoding serine O-acetyltransferase codes for MFEVIRKDLSRLDPEGSASPRTLVAGLLSQGFQAILVYRFFHWLQQKGWSGQPLRFFCERFIEITGGISIPASCRIGEGFRIHHFGGIIFHPTVQIGHNCTLYQGVTIGDRGGTGGAAKIGDNVLIGAGAKIIGAIEIGDNCVVGANAVVTRSMPAGTTALGAPCRLKHPDGRIE; via the coding sequence ATGTTCGAAGTGATCAGAAAGGACCTGTCCCGGCTCGACCCTGAGGGCAGCGCCTCGCCGAGGACGCTCGTAGCGGGGCTTCTCTCCCAGGGGTTCCAGGCCATCCTCGTCTACCGCTTTTTCCACTGGCTGCAGCAAAAAGGGTGGTCCGGGCAGCCGCTGCGCTTTTTCTGCGAGCGCTTCATCGAGATCACCGGGGGGATCTCGATACCGGCCAGCTGCCGCATCGGGGAGGGGTTCCGGATCCACCACTTCGGCGGGATCATCTTCCACCCCACGGTACAGATAGGGCACAACTGCACCCTGTACCAGGGTGTGACCATCGGCGACCGCGGGGGGACAGGTGGCGCCGCGAAGATCGGGGACAACGTCCTGATCGGCGCGGGGGCCAAGATCATCGGCGCCATAGAGATAGGTGACAACTGCGTGGTGGGCGCGAACGCCGTGGTCACCAGGAGCATGCCGGCGGGGACCACGGCCCTGGGCGCCCCCTGCCGCCTCAAGCACCCGGACGGAAGGATCGAATGA
- a CDS encoding glycosyltransferase family 2 protein, translating into MVWTEITMIALLLLLAYIYLGYPLLLCLLARLIPTTHRTDDGFLPTVTLVISAYNEKGVIRAKLENSLALDYPQERLSILVVSDCSSDGTDTEVLSFSDKGVKLMRAEERRGKTSAINTALACVDSEMVVFSDANAIYDATAIRRLVRHFVDPSIGYVVGCARYVEETVSAAGGSESTYWDLEVMLKRWESRLSSVVGGDGAIYAIRRSLYEPLKEEDINDFVNPLQIVAKGYRGVFDEEAWCVERPAGEFHKEFSRKVRIVNRSFSGFLRVPRAANPMVTGAFAWQLVSHKLLRWFSPCFLGLFFVFLVLNRLLYSASLTGEVLLTLTAMGAFISMLGALLNRFWRVPLPLLLPYYFVLVNTASALGVFYRLLGRTIVTWSTVREGEAAPPPAPLLPRLALLCVAVLLVVTASGVALDEDALGAAAILLMLLLVHTFVGYQLLLLPLSRLSRRKPARDESYTPMVTLLVVAYNEAKVIEKKLLNSLELEYPSDRLRILVASDGSKDGTDEIVSRFLDRGVELISFPGNRGKISALNDAMRQINSDIVVLSDANVYYMPNAIRKLVRNFADPEVGAVSGRVVLINDSLSYSAAEKSYYSIEHLIQELEGSLGALIGADGAMYAIRRQLFTPPSPDTILDDLVIAMGIARQGHLVMHEKEALGFEENLLEIVGEFRRKVRIIAGGYQCLLRGDVIPRLSQPLLMFCFTSHKLLRWVSGYLLVALVGVLVQIQLRHSSSKYALVLAALLVALVLALLVQLFPRMKSLKIASLCHYFYMLMAASLLGGYRGVTGRQKVTWRGGTA; encoded by the coding sequence ATGGTATGGACCGAAATCACCATGATTGCGCTGCTTTTGCTCCTGGCCTACATATACCTGGGGTACCCGCTACTTCTTTGCCTGCTGGCGCGCCTCATCCCCACGACCCACCGTACCGATGACGGTTTTCTTCCCACGGTCACTCTGGTCATTTCCGCCTACAACGAAAAAGGGGTTATCAGGGCGAAACTGGAAAATTCGCTGGCCCTTGACTACCCGCAGGAAAGGCTCTCCATCTTGGTCGTGTCCGACTGCTCCAGCGACGGGACTGACACGGAGGTGCTCTCTTTCTCGGACAAAGGGGTGAAGCTCATGAGGGCAGAGGAGCGCCGGGGGAAGACGTCGGCCATCAACACGGCGCTTGCCTGTGTCGATAGTGAGATGGTGGTCTTCTCCGACGCCAACGCCATCTACGACGCAACGGCCATCCGCCGGTTGGTGCGGCATTTCGTCGATCCAAGCATTGGTTACGTCGTCGGATGCGCCCGATACGTGGAGGAGACCGTCAGCGCCGCCGGCGGCAGCGAAAGTACTTACTGGGACCTCGAGGTGATGCTGAAACGGTGGGAATCGCGCCTTTCATCAGTGGTTGGAGGGGACGGAGCCATCTATGCGATTCGCCGCTCGCTATACGAGCCACTTAAGGAAGAGGACATCAACGACTTCGTCAACCCCCTTCAGATCGTCGCCAAGGGGTACCGCGGCGTCTTCGACGAGGAGGCGTGGTGCGTGGAGCGTCCCGCCGGTGAATTCCATAAGGAGTTTTCCCGAAAGGTGCGTATCGTGAACCGCAGTTTCAGCGGGTTTTTGCGGGTGCCCCGGGCGGCGAACCCAATGGTCACTGGAGCCTTTGCCTGGCAGCTCGTTTCCCACAAGCTCCTGCGCTGGTTTTCCCCCTGTTTTCTCGGCCTGTTTTTTGTCTTCCTGGTGCTGAACCGGCTGCTGTATTCTGCCTCCCTCACTGGAGAGGTTTTGCTGACCTTGACTGCGATGGGTGCGTTCATCTCCATGCTCGGCGCGCTCCTGAACCGTTTCTGGCGGGTCCCCCTGCCGCTGCTCCTTCCTTACTACTTCGTACTGGTGAATACGGCCTCCGCCCTCGGGGTGTTTTATCGCCTGTTGGGCCGGACCATAGTGACCTGGAGCACTGTAAGGGAGGGGGAGGCTGCTCCCCCGCCAGCGCCGCTTTTGCCGCGCTTGGCCCTTCTCTGCGTCGCGGTGCTGCTCGTGGTTACGGCAAGCGGGGTGGCGCTGGATGAGGATGCCCTCGGCGCGGCTGCCATTCTGCTGATGCTCCTGCTGGTTCACACATTCGTCGGTTACCAGTTACTTTTGCTGCCGCTGTCGCGTCTCTCACGCAGAAAACCAGCTCGGGACGAAAGCTACACCCCCATGGTCACTCTGCTGGTTGTCGCCTATAACGAGGCGAAGGTGATCGAGAAAAAGCTCTTGAACTCTCTGGAACTGGAGTATCCCAGCGACCGGCTGCGCATCCTTGTCGCCTCGGACGGCTCCAAGGATGGCACCGACGAGATTGTCTCCCGATTCCTGGACAGGGGGGTCGAGCTCATCTCCTTTCCGGGAAACCGCGGGAAGATTTCCGCCCTGAACGACGCCATGCGGCAGATCAACTCTGACATCGTCGTTCTATCCGACGCAAACGTCTACTACATGCCCAACGCCATCAGGAAACTAGTGCGAAACTTCGCCGACCCGGAGGTCGGCGCGGTTTCGGGTAGGGTGGTGCTCATAAATGACAGCCTGAGTTATAGCGCAGCCGAGAAGTCCTATTACTCCATCGAGCACCTGATACAGGAACTGGAGGGAAGTCTCGGTGCTCTCATCGGCGCGGACGGCGCCATGTACGCTATCCGCAGGCAGCTCTTCACCCCCCCAAGCCCCGATACCATCCTCGACGATTTGGTAATCGCGATGGGCATTGCCCGGCAAGGGCACTTGGTCATGCACGAAAAAGAGGCGCTTGGATTCGAGGAGAACCTGTTGGAGATAGTGGGGGAGTTCCGCCGCAAAGTGAGGATCATTGCCGGCGGCTACCAATGCCTCTTGCGCGGGGACGTGATTCCCAGGCTGTCCCAGCCGCTGCTCATGTTCTGCTTCACCTCCCATAAACTGCTGCGCTGGGTGAGCGGTTACCTGCTCGTTGCTTTGGTTGGAGTGCTGGTGCAGATCCAACTGCGCCATTCATCATCCAAATATGCGCTGGTGTTGGCAGCACTGCTTGTCGCCCTCGTCCTGGCTTTGCTGGTGCAACTGTTTCCGAGGATGAAGTCGCTCAAGATCGCATCCCTTTGCCACTACTTCTATATGCTGATGGCCGCCTCGCTGCTCGGGGGGTACCGCGGTGTTACCGGTAGACAGAAGGTGACCTGGCGTGGGGGGACGGCCTGA
- the asnB gene encoding asparagine synthase (glutamine-hydrolyzing), which yields MCGIAGFFRTLCPEGDTRLLRRMGEVISHRGPDASGEFLDEEVGLSHRRLSILDLSPLGNQPMHSLDGRYVIVFNGEIYNFLELRGELEREGVSFRSRTDTEVILALYAREGVACLKRLNGMFAFALWDRDTKTLLLARDRIGKKPLYYYHAGGDRIAFASEIKSLLEVPGVERQVEPTAVADYLKYLYIPAPKTIYRRLYKLPPAHCLELKAGEEPRIREYWDVEFKADYGLTPEAAEEELLDLLQKATACRMIADVPLGAFLSGGVDSSAVVALMARAAQEPVKTCSIGFDDKRHDETPYAREVARLFATEHKEYRVSADLAGTVALLPRFFDEPFADSSALPTYHVSRLARQSVTVALAGDGGDESFAGYQKYAIELKEDLARRAVPRALLSLIGKAAGAASHPLLRKVRSLTTSALMEPAAAYYRTNTFVEDDLLAELLSEPFRRACAGYDPAEQTTRYFSRMQGADHVTAMLYTDLKSYLPGDILVKVDRMSMAHSLEVRAPFLDYRIVEFAARLPSSWKISGGEKKIILRKAFGRLLPDSVLNRPKQGFTVPLDTWFKKELREFAGSRLLDDPTLSQYLSLNVVRRVWEEHQQDRARHGTLLWSLLMLALWHQEYQGGAPCSK from the coding sequence ATGTGTGGCATAGCCGGCTTCTTCAGAACCCTCTGTCCGGAGGGGGACACGCGCCTTTTGCGGCGGATGGGGGAGGTGATCAGCCACCGCGGTCCCGACGCCTCCGGCGAATTCCTCGATGAAGAGGTGGGGCTTTCCCACAGAAGGCTAAGCATCCTGGACCTTTCCCCCCTGGGGAACCAGCCGATGCACTCCCTGGACGGAAGGTACGTCATCGTCTTCAACGGCGAGATCTACAACTTCCTGGAATTGCGCGGGGAACTGGAGCGCGAAGGGGTCTCGTTCAGGAGCAGGACCGATACCGAGGTGATACTTGCCCTCTACGCCAGGGAAGGGGTGGCGTGCTTGAAGCGCCTGAACGGCATGTTCGCTTTCGCCCTTTGGGACCGGGACACAAAGACGCTCCTTTTGGCTCGGGACCGGATCGGCAAGAAGCCTTTGTACTACTACCATGCCGGCGGGGATCGGATCGCCTTCGCCTCGGAGATAAAGTCGCTCCTCGAGGTCCCGGGGGTGGAGCGGCAGGTTGAGCCGACGGCGGTGGCGGACTACCTGAAGTACCTCTACATCCCGGCTCCGAAGACCATCTACCGGCGTCTCTACAAGCTCCCCCCCGCCCACTGCCTGGAACTCAAGGCGGGAGAAGAGCCACGGATCCGCGAGTATTGGGATGTGGAGTTCAAGGCCGACTACGGGCTGACCCCCGAGGCGGCGGAAGAAGAGCTTTTGGACCTGCTGCAAAAGGCGACCGCCTGCCGCATGATCGCCGACGTGCCGCTGGGGGCCTTTCTTTCCGGCGGGGTCGACTCCAGCGCCGTGGTGGCGCTCATGGCGCGCGCGGCGCAGGAGCCGGTGAAAACCTGCTCCATAGGCTTCGACGACAAGCGCCACGACGAGACCCCCTACGCCCGCGAGGTGGCACGGCTTTTTGCAACCGAGCACAAGGAGTACCGGGTCAGCGCCGACCTGGCCGGGACGGTGGCCCTCTTGCCTCGCTTCTTCGATGAGCCGTTCGCCGACTCTTCGGCGCTTCCCACCTACCACGTCTCGCGCCTGGCGCGGCAGTCGGTGACGGTGGCGCTCGCTGGAGACGGCGGCGACGAGAGCTTCGCTGGGTACCAGAAGTACGCCATCGAGCTGAAGGAGGATCTGGCGCGGCGCGCGGTCCCCAGGGCGCTTCTTTCCCTGATCGGCAAGGCGGCAGGCGCCGCGTCGCACCCGCTTTTGAGAAAGGTGCGCTCCCTCACCACGAGCGCCCTTATGGAGCCGGCCGCAGCCTACTACCGGACCAACACCTTCGTGGAGGACGACCTTCTGGCGGAACTTTTGTCGGAGCCTTTCCGGCGGGCCTGCGCCGGTTACGACCCCGCCGAGCAGACCACGCGCTACTTCAGCCGGATGCAGGGGGCGGATCACGTGACCGCCATGCTCTACACCGACCTGAAGAGCTACCTCCCGGGGGACATCCTGGTCAAGGTGGACCGGATGAGCATGGCGCACTCGCTCGAGGTGAGGGCCCCCTTTCTGGACTACCGGATCGTCGAGTTCGCCGCGAGGCTTCCCTCCAGCTGGAAGATCTCCGGCGGCGAGAAGAAGATCATCCTCAGGAAGGCCTTCGGGCGCCTGCTCCCGGACAGCGTGCTGAACCGCCCCAAGCAGGGGTTCACCGTGCCGCTGGACACCTGGTTCAAAAAGGAGCTCAGGGAATTCGCCGGCAGCCGGCTTTTGGACGACCCGACGCTGTCGCAGTACCTCTCCCTGAACGTGGTGAGGCGGGTCTGGGAGGAGCACCAGCAGGACAGGGCCCGGCACGGCACGCTCCTTTGGAGCCTGTTGATGCTGGCGCTCTGGCACCAGGAGTACCAGGGAGGCGCACCATGTTCGAAGTGA
- a CDS encoding glycosyltransferase family 4 protein, whose product MMEPRPTQGVPRVMDLRGTYKGGGGPDKTVLNSAAQHDPVRVYVLVTYLHQPNDHEFQIPEMAKKLGIDYVDLCDGSTLDLACLRGLAALLDRHRLEVVHAHDDKTLLYAYILRLMRPGLRILYTCHSHAILKREDFASPAAYLKFRARQRLQIWLMGQYLKPVIAVSNDTRDRLVRNGLDEAGVAVLHNGIDTAVWQRAGSTPVLRRELGIGEGGMLVGTVARITPEKDLGTFYQVARRVALELPGVRFAIVGDGYGDELERARREVARLGLEEVVHFTGHRNDLRDVYVSFDVFLMTSVTEGLPNTLLEAMALGVPSVSTDVGGIPELLYDGEGGYLAPAGDAERLALRVLELLASVELRERFSRECRQRIERHFSFGRRVRFMEDYYHWFAGNGGLPDPAAAMGEPGHAG is encoded by the coding sequence ATGATGGAGCCGAGACCGACACAAGGGGTGCCGCGGGTGATGGACCTGCGGGGAACCTACAAGGGAGGGGGGGGGCCGGACAAGACGGTCCTGAACTCGGCGGCGCAGCACGACCCGGTGCGGGTCTACGTGCTGGTGACCTACTTGCACCAGCCCAACGACCACGAGTTCCAGATCCCGGAGATGGCCAAAAAGCTCGGCATCGACTACGTCGACCTCTGCGACGGGAGCACGCTCGACCTCGCCTGCCTGCGCGGGCTCGCGGCGCTTTTGGACCGGCATCGGCTGGAGGTCGTGCACGCCCACGACGACAAGACGCTCCTCTATGCCTACATCCTGAGGTTGATGCGCCCGGGGCTGCGCATCCTCTATACCTGCCACTCCCACGCCATCCTCAAGCGCGAGGATTTCGCCTCTCCTGCCGCCTACCTCAAGTTCCGGGCGCGCCAGAGGCTGCAGATCTGGCTGATGGGTCAATACCTGAAGCCGGTCATCGCCGTCTCCAACGACACCCGCGACCGGCTGGTGCGAAACGGGCTGGACGAGGCAGGCGTAGCCGTGCTGCATAACGGCATCGACACAGCGGTCTGGCAGCGCGCCGGGAGCACTCCCGTCCTGCGCCGGGAGCTAGGGATAGGCGAGGGGGGGATGCTGGTGGGGACCGTGGCGCGCATCACCCCGGAAAAAGATCTCGGCACCTTCTATCAAGTGGCGCGGCGCGTGGCCTTGGAGCTTCCCGGTGTGCGCTTCGCCATCGTGGGGGACGGCTACGGCGACGAACTGGAGCGGGCGCGGCGCGAAGTGGCGCGCCTGGGGCTCGAAGAGGTGGTGCATTTCACCGGTCACAGGAATGACCTGCGCGACGTCTACGTCTCCTTCGACGTCTTCCTGATGACCTCCGTCACCGAAGGACTCCCCAACACGCTCCTGGAGGCGATGGCCCTCGGGGTTCCCTCCGTTTCCACCGACGTGGGCGGGATACCGGAGCTGCTCTACGACGGGGAGGGAGGGTACCTGGCACCGGCCGGCGACGCGGAGCGACTGGCGCTGCGGGTGCTCGAGCTTTTGGCCTCGGTTGAGCTGCGTGAGCGCTTCTCGCGGGAGTGCCGTCAGCGGATCGAGCGGCATTTCTCCTTCGGGCGCCGGGTCCGCTTCATGGAGGATTACTACCACTGGTTTGCCGGCAACGGGGGACTCCCCGATCCGGCCGCCGCGATGGGGGAGCCAGGACATGCAGGCTAA